TTGGCCTGCAGTGCCAGTACTGTCACACGCAGGTGGAGAAGGCTGCGTATGCGGGGATTCCTCCGACGAAGACCTGTATCAACTGTCATGCGCAGATCTGGACAAATGCTCAACTGCTGGAGCCGGTGCGGCAGAGTTGGGCGACGGGGGCTTCGATTCAGTGGATTCGGGTGCACGACCTTCCGGACTACGTTTACTTCAACCACCAGATTCACGTGAACAAGGGCATCGGCTGCGCCAGCTGTCATGGGCGCGTGGACGAGATGCCGCTGATGTATCAGCAAAACACGCTTCAGATGGAGTGGTGTTTGAACTGCCATCGTAATCCGGCGGTGAATCTGCGGCCGACCAGCGAGATCTACAACATGGCGTGGGCTGGTCCTTCGAGTGAGCGACCGGTGTGGTGTTCGAGTACGGGTACGGGCGCGGCTGGTTCTGGACCGACGGCGCAGAATGTAAGCTGCACGACGATGAATCCTTCGGGCAAAGGGCCGGAGCTGGCGATGCTGCAGATGAACACTGAGGCGAATGGGCCGACGTCGAGCGATGTTCCTCCGCTGGGGATCACGATGCCAGCGAGCTATCAAAAGTTTACGAACCAGAGTGACCTGGGCAAGTATCTGACGGCTCAGTACCACATCCGCAATCCGGAGCAGCTGTCGAGCTGTGAGACGTGCCACCGATGAAGACGACTGGAAACAAGACGACCGGGAATGGAACTGAAGACACGATGGCTGAGATGAAAGCACCGGCAGGACAACCCGTAGTGGTGACTCAGATTGCACCGGCGAAGATGACGCTTGCTGAGGT
The nucleotide sequence above comes from Tunturibacter empetritectus. Encoded proteins:
- a CDS encoding cytochrome c3 family protein; this translates as MAQVFDRSSNALARFSLVLTGVIVIALGVTLDQLQRSPWVTRQGQRPDQPIPFSHKHHVEGLGLQCQYCHTQVEKAAYAGIPPTKTCINCHAQIWTNAQLLEPVRQSWATGASIQWIRVHDLPDYVYFNHQIHVNKGIGCASCHGRVDEMPLMYQQNTLQMEWCLNCHRNPAVNLRPTSEIYNMAWAGPSSERPVWCSSTGTGAAGSGPTAQNVSCTTMNPSGKGPELAMLQMNTEANGPTSSDVPPLGITMPASYQKFTNQSDLGKYLTAQYHIRNPEQLSSCETCHR